One part of the Ranitomeya imitator isolate aRanImi1 chromosome 10, aRanImi1.pri, whole genome shotgun sequence genome encodes these proteins:
- the EMC1 gene encoding ER membrane protein complex subunit 1 isoform X1 has protein sequence MAAVVRLGLLLLCANVSAAVYEDQVGKFDWRQQYVGRMKFAAVESGQGAKKLIAATEKNVIVALNSRTGDILWRHIDKDSAEGAVDALLMYGQDAITISGGRVLRSWEVNIGGLNWEALLEPGSFQAAGFAGTQDSARYIAVLKNAALSLHYLSNGHMKWSEPLPDSGAVQYQLLHSSYKGVVHVVGIVPDDHIRILTFSVDDGSISQQVEVPTHWLHTLQGTCGIVTEGVLVCADTVTASLHTLSLVTGEETTQHHLQALGVEAIDDITDLGVVTAPRTTTGPALAQFFLQISPHRFLLMQYRDGILSPLRDFSHTYSVTFASTGDKTVAAVLQCKTDVQKIPEVEIPAGLSCSQEAWSCPGQTYTISLYMADSGRRLLDTTMTFTLEQSCVKPDDLYLQLFLKKDDSVGYRALVQTEDNQLLFLHQPGKTLWLREESLADVITMEMVDLPLTGAQAELEGEFGKKADGLLGMVFKRLSSQLILLQSWSAHLWKMFCDARKPRSQIRNEINVDTLARDDFNLQKMMVMVTSSGKLFGIESSSGSILWKFYLPGVKPAASFKLMVQRTTAHFPHPPQCTLLVKDKETAVTSIYVFNPIFGKLSQMSPPLLQRPILQSLLLPIMDHDYAKVLLLMDDQHKVIPFPSTKYVLQQLQELSSAVFFYLVDAERGILTGLRLHKDLSTEEIWEILLPPELQKITVVKGKRSNEHVHSQGRVMGDRSVLYKYLNPNLLSLITESTDTHPDRCFIGIYLIDGVTGRIIHSSVQRKAKGPVHLVHSENWMVYQYWNSKARRNELSVLELYEGTEQYNSTSFSSLDRPHLPHVLQQSYIFPSSIRAMQATITERGITSRHVLIGLPSGAILSLPKALLDPRRPEIPTEYTREENLIPYTPDIQIHAERFINYNQTVSRMRGIYTAPSGLESTCLVVAYGLDIYQTRVYPSKQFDVLKDDYDYILISSVLIGLVFATMITKRLAQVKLLNRAWR, from the exons ATGGCGGCCGTGGTGCGGCTCGGGCTGCTGCTGCTCTGCGCGAACGTTAGCGCCGCCGTGTACGAGGATCAAGTGGGCAAGTTTGACTG GCGGCAGCAGTATGTCGGGCGGATGAAGTTTGCTGCAGTTGAGTCTGGACAAGGAGCCAAGAAACTGATCGCCGCCACCGAGAAGAACGTGATCGTGGCCTTGAACTCTCGCACGGGCGACATCT TGTGGCGTCACATAGACAAGGACTCCGCGGAGGGCGCCGTGGATGCGCTGCTGATGTACGGGCAgg atgccATCACTATTTCGGGTGGTCGTGTTTTGCGCTCTTGGGAGGTTAACATTGGGGGTCTCAATTGGGAAGCTCTTCTAGAGCCCGGCAG TTTTCAGGCGGCCGGTTTTGCTGGAACTCAGGATTCGGCACGATACATTGCGGTGCTGAAGAACGCTGCTTTATCGCTTCACTATCTGTCCAATGGGCACATGAAGTGGTCCGAACCTCTGCCGGACAG TGGTGCCGTCCAATACCAACTGCTGCATTCATCCTACAAGGGGGTCGTTCATGTGGTGGGAATCGTCCCCGACGATCACATCCGGATCCTGACATTTAGTGTGGATGATGGATCGATCAGTCAGCAG GTTGAGGTGCCCACTCACTGGCTCCATACTCTACAAGGGACGTGTGGGATCGTCACGGAGGGCGTCCTGGTCTGTGCTGACACCGTCACTGCCTCCCTCCATACCTTGTCCTTGGTGACCGGGGAGGAGACCACCCAGCATCACCTGCAG GCCCTTGGTGTGGAAGCGATTGATGACATCACTGATCTCGGTGTTGTGACCGCACCACGCACAACCACGGGACCGGCACTGGCGCAGTTCTTCCTCCAGATATCTCCACATCGCTTCTTGCTGATGCAGTATCGAGATGGAATCCTCTCCCCTCTGCGAGACTTCTCTCAC ACATATTCGGTCACTTTTGCTTCCACGGGTGACAAGACGGTGGCTGCAGTTCTGCAGTGCAAGACGGACGTG CAGAAAATCCCAGAAGTGGAGATCCCGGCCGGACTGAGCTGCTCGCAG GAGGCTTGGTCGTGTCCTGGACAGACCTATACGATCAGCCTGTACATGGCGGACAGCGGCCGTAGGCTCCTGGACACCACCATGACCTTCACGCTGGAGCAGAGCTGCGTGAAGCCTGACGAT TTGTACCTTCAGCTTTTCCTGAAGAAGGACGACTCTGTGGGTTATCGAGCGTTGGTGCAGACCGAGGACAACCAGCTCTTGTTCCTGCACCAGCCAG GGAAGACCTTGTGGCTGCGAGAGGAGTCGCTGGCCGATGTCATCACTATGGAAATGGTCGATCTGCCGCTTACCGGGGCCCAGGCTGAGCTggaaggagaatttggcaagaaagCAG ACGGTCTCCTGGGGATGGTATTCAAGCGTCTCTCCTCCCAGTTGATTTTGCTGCAGTCGTGGAGCGCTCACTTATGGAAGATGTTCTGCGACGCACGGAAACCGCGCAGCCAGATCCGCAACGAGATCAACGTTGACACGCTGGCCAGAGACGACTTCAACCTGCAGAAGATGATGGTGATGGTGACGTCCTCCGGGAAG CTTTTTGGGATAGAGAGCAGCTCCGGCAGCATCCTGTGGAAGTTTTACCTGCCGGGAGTTAAGCCCGCCGCCTCCTTCAAGCTCATGGTGCAGAGGACGACGGCTCACTTCCCTCACCCTCCGCAGTGTACCCTGCTGGTGAAGGACAAG GAGACGGCCGTCACTTCTATCTACGTTTTTAACCCCATCTTTGGAAAGCTGAGTCAGATGAGCCCTCCTCTCCTGCAGCGACCCATCCTCCAGTCCCTGCTGCTCCCTATAATGGACCACGACTACGCCAAAGTGCTGCTCCTGATGGACGATCAGCACAAG gtcatccccttccCATCCACAAAGTATGTTCTGCAGCAGTTGCAGGAATTGTCGTCGGCCGTCTTCTTCTACCTGGTGGACGCTGAGCGGGGAATACTCACCGGACTTCGTCTACACAAG GATCTTTCCACAGAGGAGATTTGGGAAATCCTGCTCCCACCAGAGCTGCAGAAGATTACGGTGGTGAAGGGGAAGCGTTCCAATGAGCATGTTCACTCCCAGGGGCGCGTTATGGGCGACCGCAGTGTCCTGTACAAG TACTTGAACCCCAACTTGTTGTCGTTGATTACTGAGAGCACAGACACGCACCCCGACCGCTGCTTCATAGGAATCTACCTGATTGATGGTGTGACAGGACGTATTATCCACTCATCTGTGCAGAGGAAAGCCAAAGGTCCCGTCCACCTGGTGCACTCCGAGAACTGGATGGTG TACCAGTATTGGAACAGCAAAGCTCGCCGCAATGAGCTGAGTGTCCTGGAGCTGTACGAGGGGACTGAGCAGTATAACAGCACCAGCTTCAGCTCTCTGGACCGACCTCACCTCCCACATGTCCTGCAGCAATCCTACATCTTCCCCTCATCCATCCGTGCCATGCAAGCCACCATCACCGAACGTGGCATCACCAGCCGACACGTCCTCA TCGGACTCCCATCGGGGGCGATTCTCTCCCTTCCTAAGGCTTTACTGGACCCTCGACGACCAGAAATTCCCACAGAGTATACGAG AGAAGAGAACCTGATTCCCTACACACCGGACATTCAGATCCATGCCGAGCGCTTCATAAACTACAACCAGACCGTGTCCAGAATGAGGGGGATTTACACGGCGCCATCCGGCCTGGAGTCCACCTGTCTT GTTGTGGCTTACGGACTGGACATCTACCAGACCCGCGTCTACCCCTCCAAGCAGTTTGACGTGTTGAAGGACGACTACGACTACATCCTGATCAGCAGCGTGCTCATCGGCCTGGTGTTCGCCACTATGATCACCAAGAGACTGGCGCAAGTAAAACTCCTGAACCGTGCCTGGCGCTAA
- the EMC1 gene encoding ER membrane protein complex subunit 1 isoform X2, producing the protein MAAVVRLGLLLLCANVSAAVYEDQVGKFDWRQQYVGRMKFAAVESGQGAKKLIAATEKNVIVALNSRTGDILWRHIDKDSAEGAVDALLMYGQDAITISGGRVLRSWEVNIGGLNWEALLEPGSFQAAGFAGTQDSARYIAVLKNAALSLHYLSNGHMKWSEPLPDSGAVQYQLLHSSYKGVVHVVGIVPDDHIRILTFSVDDGSISQQVEVPTHWLHTLQGTCGIVTEGVLVCADTVTASLHTLSLVTGEETTQHHLQALGVEAIDDITDLGVVTAPRTTTGPALAQFFLQISPHRFLLMQYRDGILSPLRDFSHTYSVTFASTGDKTVAAVLQCKTDVKIPEVEIPAGLSCSQEAWSCPGQTYTISLYMADSGRRLLDTTMTFTLEQSCVKPDDLYLQLFLKKDDSVGYRALVQTEDNQLLFLHQPGKTLWLREESLADVITMEMVDLPLTGAQAELEGEFGKKADGLLGMVFKRLSSQLILLQSWSAHLWKMFCDARKPRSQIRNEINVDTLARDDFNLQKMMVMVTSSGKLFGIESSSGSILWKFYLPGVKPAASFKLMVQRTTAHFPHPPQCTLLVKDKETAVTSIYVFNPIFGKLSQMSPPLLQRPILQSLLLPIMDHDYAKVLLLMDDQHKVIPFPSTKYVLQQLQELSSAVFFYLVDAERGILTGLRLHKDLSTEEIWEILLPPELQKITVVKGKRSNEHVHSQGRVMGDRSVLYKYLNPNLLSLITESTDTHPDRCFIGIYLIDGVTGRIIHSSVQRKAKGPVHLVHSENWMVYQYWNSKARRNELSVLELYEGTEQYNSTSFSSLDRPHLPHVLQQSYIFPSSIRAMQATITERGITSRHVLIGLPSGAILSLPKALLDPRRPEIPTEYTREENLIPYTPDIQIHAERFINYNQTVSRMRGIYTAPSGLESTCLVVAYGLDIYQTRVYPSKQFDVLKDDYDYILISSVLIGLVFATMITKRLAQVKLLNRAWR; encoded by the exons ATGGCGGCCGTGGTGCGGCTCGGGCTGCTGCTGCTCTGCGCGAACGTTAGCGCCGCCGTGTACGAGGATCAAGTGGGCAAGTTTGACTG GCGGCAGCAGTATGTCGGGCGGATGAAGTTTGCTGCAGTTGAGTCTGGACAAGGAGCCAAGAAACTGATCGCCGCCACCGAGAAGAACGTGATCGTGGCCTTGAACTCTCGCACGGGCGACATCT TGTGGCGTCACATAGACAAGGACTCCGCGGAGGGCGCCGTGGATGCGCTGCTGATGTACGGGCAgg atgccATCACTATTTCGGGTGGTCGTGTTTTGCGCTCTTGGGAGGTTAACATTGGGGGTCTCAATTGGGAAGCTCTTCTAGAGCCCGGCAG TTTTCAGGCGGCCGGTTTTGCTGGAACTCAGGATTCGGCACGATACATTGCGGTGCTGAAGAACGCTGCTTTATCGCTTCACTATCTGTCCAATGGGCACATGAAGTGGTCCGAACCTCTGCCGGACAG TGGTGCCGTCCAATACCAACTGCTGCATTCATCCTACAAGGGGGTCGTTCATGTGGTGGGAATCGTCCCCGACGATCACATCCGGATCCTGACATTTAGTGTGGATGATGGATCGATCAGTCAGCAG GTTGAGGTGCCCACTCACTGGCTCCATACTCTACAAGGGACGTGTGGGATCGTCACGGAGGGCGTCCTGGTCTGTGCTGACACCGTCACTGCCTCCCTCCATACCTTGTCCTTGGTGACCGGGGAGGAGACCACCCAGCATCACCTGCAG GCCCTTGGTGTGGAAGCGATTGATGACATCACTGATCTCGGTGTTGTGACCGCACCACGCACAACCACGGGACCGGCACTGGCGCAGTTCTTCCTCCAGATATCTCCACATCGCTTCTTGCTGATGCAGTATCGAGATGGAATCCTCTCCCCTCTGCGAGACTTCTCTCAC ACATATTCGGTCACTTTTGCTTCCACGGGTGACAAGACGGTGGCTGCAGTTCTGCAGTGCAAGACGGACGTG AAAATCCCAGAAGTGGAGATCCCGGCCGGACTGAGCTGCTCGCAG GAGGCTTGGTCGTGTCCTGGACAGACCTATACGATCAGCCTGTACATGGCGGACAGCGGCCGTAGGCTCCTGGACACCACCATGACCTTCACGCTGGAGCAGAGCTGCGTGAAGCCTGACGAT TTGTACCTTCAGCTTTTCCTGAAGAAGGACGACTCTGTGGGTTATCGAGCGTTGGTGCAGACCGAGGACAACCAGCTCTTGTTCCTGCACCAGCCAG GGAAGACCTTGTGGCTGCGAGAGGAGTCGCTGGCCGATGTCATCACTATGGAAATGGTCGATCTGCCGCTTACCGGGGCCCAGGCTGAGCTggaaggagaatttggcaagaaagCAG ACGGTCTCCTGGGGATGGTATTCAAGCGTCTCTCCTCCCAGTTGATTTTGCTGCAGTCGTGGAGCGCTCACTTATGGAAGATGTTCTGCGACGCACGGAAACCGCGCAGCCAGATCCGCAACGAGATCAACGTTGACACGCTGGCCAGAGACGACTTCAACCTGCAGAAGATGATGGTGATGGTGACGTCCTCCGGGAAG CTTTTTGGGATAGAGAGCAGCTCCGGCAGCATCCTGTGGAAGTTTTACCTGCCGGGAGTTAAGCCCGCCGCCTCCTTCAAGCTCATGGTGCAGAGGACGACGGCTCACTTCCCTCACCCTCCGCAGTGTACCCTGCTGGTGAAGGACAAG GAGACGGCCGTCACTTCTATCTACGTTTTTAACCCCATCTTTGGAAAGCTGAGTCAGATGAGCCCTCCTCTCCTGCAGCGACCCATCCTCCAGTCCCTGCTGCTCCCTATAATGGACCACGACTACGCCAAAGTGCTGCTCCTGATGGACGATCAGCACAAG gtcatccccttccCATCCACAAAGTATGTTCTGCAGCAGTTGCAGGAATTGTCGTCGGCCGTCTTCTTCTACCTGGTGGACGCTGAGCGGGGAATACTCACCGGACTTCGTCTACACAAG GATCTTTCCACAGAGGAGATTTGGGAAATCCTGCTCCCACCAGAGCTGCAGAAGATTACGGTGGTGAAGGGGAAGCGTTCCAATGAGCATGTTCACTCCCAGGGGCGCGTTATGGGCGACCGCAGTGTCCTGTACAAG TACTTGAACCCCAACTTGTTGTCGTTGATTACTGAGAGCACAGACACGCACCCCGACCGCTGCTTCATAGGAATCTACCTGATTGATGGTGTGACAGGACGTATTATCCACTCATCTGTGCAGAGGAAAGCCAAAGGTCCCGTCCACCTGGTGCACTCCGAGAACTGGATGGTG TACCAGTATTGGAACAGCAAAGCTCGCCGCAATGAGCTGAGTGTCCTGGAGCTGTACGAGGGGACTGAGCAGTATAACAGCACCAGCTTCAGCTCTCTGGACCGACCTCACCTCCCACATGTCCTGCAGCAATCCTACATCTTCCCCTCATCCATCCGTGCCATGCAAGCCACCATCACCGAACGTGGCATCACCAGCCGACACGTCCTCA TCGGACTCCCATCGGGGGCGATTCTCTCCCTTCCTAAGGCTTTACTGGACCCTCGACGACCAGAAATTCCCACAGAGTATACGAG AGAAGAGAACCTGATTCCCTACACACCGGACATTCAGATCCATGCCGAGCGCTTCATAAACTACAACCAGACCGTGTCCAGAATGAGGGGGATTTACACGGCGCCATCCGGCCTGGAGTCCACCTGTCTT GTTGTGGCTTACGGACTGGACATCTACCAGACCCGCGTCTACCCCTCCAAGCAGTTTGACGTGTTGAAGGACGACTACGACTACATCCTGATCAGCAGCGTGCTCATCGGCCTGGTGTTCGCCACTATGATCACCAAGAGACTGGCGCAAGTAAAACTCCTGAACCGTGCCTGGCGCTAA